One stretch of Tribolium castaneum strain GA2 chromosome 5, icTriCast1.1, whole genome shotgun sequence DNA includes these proteins:
- the LOC103312953 gene encoding U2 snRNP-associated SURP motif-containing protein isoform X1, producing the protein MHKRGQVNKKSLEEEQQAIGAIYKQYIDTFQEHSDIPRKAFVKSDTLYAEGKENSEKGQLYNPKPIIKLKKEPTNAHQQISFNINKRAKKKSNLKALGDELKMLQHERQVKEIKLVVPKLEPPPLVTHESEYTNSTNLFVSNLNPQVTENHLIQLFGTYGPLASVKIMWPRNETSSRSANCGFVAFMSRSDAERAMNGLKNHEEMRINWGKSVKIPSYPVHIPPELYKLYSPPPPSGLPFNAQTNVAKSELKDLTQTVVKVTIPFDRNLLMIIHRMIEFVIREGPEFEALIMDMESGNPEFKFLSDFQDPAHTYYRWKLYSMLNGDPKNSWSMKPFRMYENGSVWIPPTAPNYREGMPPELIKNPKTEANLSESQTARLVSLIKHLTTSKSSVSEAMVFCVSHSNALGDVLQVLVDSFKNVATNPVKKLARLYLLTDVLYNCKVRRIRYCEEFTPEVCTEIFNQLHSTYKELHHAQDKVCFKIKVFVVLRAWLFHRFYDTKFVTKLENVLLTGNENGEDDSFHDEPLDGANLLKRSYHTATTDCLIVEKKKQFVDMFN; encoded by the exons ATGCATAAACGCGGCCAAGTGAACAAAAAATCGCTCGAAGAGGAGCAGCAAGCGATTGGGGCGATCTACAAGCAGTATATTGACACTTTCCAGGAGCATTCAGACATCCCGAGGAAAGCCTTCGTCAAGTCGGATACTCTGTACGCCGAGGGAAAAGAAAATTCGGAAAAGGGCCAATTGTACAACCCCAAACCAATCATTAAACTGAAGAAGGAACCAACGAATGCTCATCAGCAAATTTCGTTTAATATCAATAAACGCGccaagaaaaaatcaaatctgaAAGCCCTCGGAGACGAACTCAAGATGTTGCAGCACGAACGCCAAGTCAAAGAGATTAAATTGGTGGTGCCTAAGTTGGAACCTCCACCGTTGGTGACTCATGAAAGTGAATACACGAATTCGACCAATCTTTTTGTGTCGAATTTGAATCCGCAAGTGACTGAGAATCACCTCATTCAGCTCTTTGGGACCTACGGGCCCTTGGCCAGTGTTAAG ATTATGTGGCCTCGTAACGAGACGAGTTCGAGAAGTGCGAACTGCGGTTTTGTGGCTTTTATGAGCCGTTCGGACGCCGAACGCGCAATGAACGGATTAAAAAACCACGAAGAAATGAGAATCAATTGGGGCAAATCAGTCAAAATCCCCTCGTATCCCGTCCACATCCCCCCTGAACTGTACAAACTGTATTCACCTCCACCTCCTTCGGGATTACCCTTTAACGCGCAAACGAACGTCGCGAAGAGTGAATTGAAAGACTTGACGCAAACCGTGGTCAAAGTCACGATACCCTTCGACCGAAACCTTCTAATGATCATCCACCGAATGATCGAGTTTGTGATAAGGGAAGGGCCGGAGTTTGAAGCCTTGATAATGGACATGGAGTCGGGGAATCCCGAATTTAAATTCCTGTCAGATTTTCAAGACCCAGCCCACACCTACTACCGCTGGAAGTTGTATTCGATGTTGAACGGTGACCCGAAAAATTCCTGGTCGATGAAACCGTTCCGAATGTATGAGAACGGATCAGTTTGGATCCCTCCGACTGCGCCGAATTATCGCGAAGGCATGCCTCCAGAATTGATCAAAAACCCCAAAACTGAAGCGAATTTGTCCGAATCGCAAACGGCGCGTTTGGTTTCTTTGATCAAACATTTGACGACGAGTAAAAGCTCGGTTTCCGAAGCCATGGTGTTCTGTGTGAGCCACTCGAACGCTTTAGGTGATGTCTTGCAAGTTTTGGTCGACTCGTTCAAAAATGTGGCCACGAATCCGGTGAAAAAACTCGCCCGACTTTACTTACTGACCGATGTTTTGTATAATTGCAAAGTGAGGCGGATTCGTTATTGCGAGGAATTCACTCCGGAAGTTTGCACGGAAATTTTTAACCAGCTCCACAGCACTTACAAGGAATTACATCACGCACAGGATAAAgtctgttttaaaattaaagtttttgtcGTGTTGAGGGCTTGGCTGTTTCATCGCTTTTACGACACCAAGTTTGTCACAAAACTGGAAAATGTGCTCTTGACCGGAAACGAAAACGGCGAAGATGATTCGTTTCATGATGAACCACTGGATGGTGCGAATTTGTTGAAAAGGTCGTACCATACGGCCACGACTGATTGTTTGATTGTTGAGAAAAAGAAACAGTTTGTCGATATGTTTAATTAA
- the LOC103312953 gene encoding U2 snRNP-associated SURP motif-containing protein isoform X2, translated as MLQHERQVKEIKLVVPKLEPPPLVTHESEYTNSTNLFVSNLNPQVTENHLIQLFGTYGPLASVKIMWPRNETSSRSANCGFVAFMSRSDAERAMNGLKNHEEMRINWGKSVKIPSYPVHIPPELYKLYSPPPPSGLPFNAQTNVAKSELKDLTQTVVKVTIPFDRNLLMIIHRMIEFVIREGPEFEALIMDMESGNPEFKFLSDFQDPAHTYYRWKLYSMLNGDPKNSWSMKPFRMYENGSVWIPPTAPNYREGMPPELIKNPKTEANLSESQTARLVSLIKHLTTSKSSVSEAMVFCVSHSNALGDVLQVLVDSFKNVATNPVKKLARLYLLTDVLYNCKVRRIRYCEEFTPEVCTEIFNQLHSTYKELHHAQDKVCFKIKVFVVLRAWLFHRFYDTKFVTKLENVLLTGNENGEDDSFHDEPLDGANLLKRSYHTATTDCLIVEKKKQFVDMFN; from the exons ATGTTGCAGCACGAACGCCAAGTCAAAGAGATTAAATTGGTGGTGCCTAAGTTGGAACCTCCACCGTTGGTGACTCATGAAAGTGAATACACGAATTCGACCAATCTTTTTGTGTCGAATTTGAATCCGCAAGTGACTGAGAATCACCTCATTCAGCTCTTTGGGACCTACGGGCCCTTGGCCAGTGTTAAG ATTATGTGGCCTCGTAACGAGACGAGTTCGAGAAGTGCGAACTGCGGTTTTGTGGCTTTTATGAGCCGTTCGGACGCCGAACGCGCAATGAACGGATTAAAAAACCACGAAGAAATGAGAATCAATTGGGGCAAATCAGTCAAAATCCCCTCGTATCCCGTCCACATCCCCCCTGAACTGTACAAACTGTATTCACCTCCACCTCCTTCGGGATTACCCTTTAACGCGCAAACGAACGTCGCGAAGAGTGAATTGAAAGACTTGACGCAAACCGTGGTCAAAGTCACGATACCCTTCGACCGAAACCTTCTAATGATCATCCACCGAATGATCGAGTTTGTGATAAGGGAAGGGCCGGAGTTTGAAGCCTTGATAATGGACATGGAGTCGGGGAATCCCGAATTTAAATTCCTGTCAGATTTTCAAGACCCAGCCCACACCTACTACCGCTGGAAGTTGTATTCGATGTTGAACGGTGACCCGAAAAATTCCTGGTCGATGAAACCGTTCCGAATGTATGAGAACGGATCAGTTTGGATCCCTCCGACTGCGCCGAATTATCGCGAAGGCATGCCTCCAGAATTGATCAAAAACCCCAAAACTGAAGCGAATTTGTCCGAATCGCAAACGGCGCGTTTGGTTTCTTTGATCAAACATTTGACGACGAGTAAAAGCTCGGTTTCCGAAGCCATGGTGTTCTGTGTGAGCCACTCGAACGCTTTAGGTGATGTCTTGCAAGTTTTGGTCGACTCGTTCAAAAATGTGGCCACGAATCCGGTGAAAAAACTCGCCCGACTTTACTTACTGACCGATGTTTTGTATAATTGCAAAGTGAGGCGGATTCGTTATTGCGAGGAATTCACTCCGGAAGTTTGCACGGAAATTTTTAACCAGCTCCACAGCACTTACAAGGAATTACATCACGCACAGGATAAAgtctgttttaaaattaaagtttttgtcGTGTTGAGGGCTTGGCTGTTTCATCGCTTTTACGACACCAAGTTTGTCACAAAACTGGAAAATGTGCTCTTGACCGGAAACGAAAACGGCGAAGATGATTCGTTTCATGATGAACCACTGGATGGTGCGAATTTGTTGAAAAGGTCGTACCATACGGCCACGACTGATTGTTTGATTGTTGAGAAAAAGAAACAGTTTGTCGATATGTTTAATTAA
- the LOC662768 gene encoding sodium-coupled monocarboxylate transporter 1 isoform X2, producing the protein MVLASKALVSLTMAFAYLPVFYKLQITSSYEYLNLRFNSTVRLLGSILFLTKMMLYIPIVIYVPALAFSQVTGINLHLVTPVVCIVCIFYTTLGGLKAVVWTDTIQTIMMFAALIGVVALGVASVGGFAEVWRRNEEGDRIDFFNFDWDPTIRHTFWTVAIGNYFSWLASCSINQAMVQRCLAMPTLKSARITVAILVVGIMALVSMCCFMGLIIYAYYYKCDPITRGLVHKSDQLLPFFVMHIASSMPGLPGLFVSGVFSAALSSMSTGLNSMTGVIFEDLIKPRIKKPLSEARASFLMKVIVVIIGSICVALVFVVEKMGALIQATGSLSAITAGPLLGIFSLGMFFPNANPQGALIGGLVSGSLIGWISVGTQMNMAQGVIRFPQKYVSVEGCNADWVAEYLSLTLSKDTKEIPVEAPFVLYRLSYMYYTLVGAVTTIVVGFIVSVLTGGAQHVNRDLLSPVIYPFLKRHKVEKQQNDVIKEISL; encoded by the exons ATGGTTTTGGCGTCCAAAGCGCTAGTTTCCCTAACGATGGCTTTTGCCTATTTGCCTGTCTTTtacaaattgcaaataacttcAAGCTACGAG TATTTAAATCTCCGCTTCAACTCAACCGTGCGCTTACTCGGCTCCATTCTCTTCCTTACAAAAATGATGCTCTACATCCCTATAGTGATCTACGTCCCAGCCTTAGCTTTCAGCCAAG TCACTGGAATTAATCTACATTTGGTGACGCCGGTTGTGTgtattgtttgcattttttacacAACTTTG GGGGGTTTGAAAGCCGTGGTTTGGACTGATACCATCCAGACTATAATGATGTTCGCTGCTTTGATAGGTGTTGTAGCACTTGGAGTCGCAAGTGTTGGAGGCTTTGCAGAAGTATGGCGGCGGAACGAGGAAGGGGACAGGAtcgattttttcaa TTTTGACTGGGACCCCACAATCAGACACACATTTTGGACAGTTGCGATCGGAAATTATTTCTCATGGTTGGCTTCTTGTTCCATAAACCAGGCAATGGTTCAAAGGTGTCTGGCAATGCCCACATTGAAATCTGCTCGAAT aactgTGGCCATACTGGTGGTCGGCATAATGGCCCTAGTTTCAATGTGCTGTTTCATGGGCTTGATAATTTACGCTTATTACTACAAATGCGATCCCATAACTAGAGGCCTAGTTCACAAGTCCGACCAATTACtgccattttttgtaatgCATATTGCGTCATCGATGCCCGGACTTCCCGGACTTTTCGTTAGCGGCGTTTTCAGTGCTGCCTTAAG CTCCATGTCCACTGGGCTAAACTCGATGACGGGCGTGATATTCGAAGACTTAATCAAGCCCCGGATCAAGAAGCCGCTGTCTGAAGCCCGGGCTAGTTTTCTGATGAAAGTCATTGTTGTGATAATTGGGAGTATTTGCGTGGCTCTTGTCTTCGTTGTGGAAAAAATGGGGGCCCTTATCCAGGCCACTGGCAGCCTCAGTGCCATCACTGCCGGCCCCCTTTTGGGGATTTTCTCCCTGGGGATGTTCTTCCCCAACGCCAACCCCCAGGGGGCGCTTATTGGGGGTTTGGTCAGCGGAAGCCTGATCGGGTGGATTTCCGTCGGTACTCAGATGAATATGGCTCAGGGGGTTATCAGATTTCCGCAGAAGTATGTCTCGGTTGAGGGCTGCAACGCCGATTGGGTCGCGGAGTATTTGAGTTTGACGCTGTCCAAAGACACGAAGGAAATTCCAGTGGAAGCCCCCTTTGTGCTATATAGGCTGTCCTACATGTATTACACTCTAGTGGGGGCTGTTACTACGATCGTGGTGGGTTTTATCGTGAGTGTGTTAACAGGAGGTGCCCAACATGTTAACCGAGATTTGCTATCGCCGGTGATTTACCCGTTTTTGAAACGACACAAAGTGGAAAAGCAACAAAACGATGTAATTAAAGAAATTTCGCTATAA
- the LOC662733 gene encoding DEAD-box helicase Dbp80 has product MSQKIDWAKFAEEQEKSVQKKLGDVSLSSNRNNSTAEASLLRKLMRNGLVESKTDIEIQRQNPNSPLYSVKTFEALNLNPNLLKGVYDMGFNAPSKIQETALPTLLANPPQNLIAQAQSGTGKTAAFVLAMLSRVDASLKYPQVLCLSPTYELAIQTGEVAAHMAKFCPEIEMKYAVRGEEVSRGSHLTEHIIIGTPGKVLDWALKFRVFDLKKLTVFVLDEADVMIATQGHQDQCIRIHKNLGPNCQMMFFSATYDQQIMEFAEMIVPDSITIRLKREEESLDNIQQYYVKCSGPQEKYNAVTNIYGTVGVGQAIIFCHTRRTASWLAEKMSKDGHAVAVLTGDLTVEQRINVLDRFRSGQEKVLITTNVLSRGIDVEQVTIVVNFDLPIDMQGKADCDTYLHRIGRTGRFGKQGIAINLVDSQEAMNICRDIEKHFNRKIHYLNADDSDEIEKIGA; this is encoded by the exons ATGTCTCAGAAGATAGATTGGGCTAAATTTGCGGAAGAACAGGAAAAAAGCGTCCAAAAGAAG TTGGGCGACGTTAGTCTGAGTTCAAATAGAAACAACTCCACTGCCGAGGCTAGTTTGCTGCGAAAATTGATGCGAAATGGTCTCGTGGAAAGCAAAACTGATATCGAGATCCAGAGGCAAAACCCGAACTCGCCGCTTTATTCTGTTAAAACTTTCGAAGCCCTGAACTT AAACCCCAATTTATTGAAGGGGGTTTACGATATGGGGTTCAATGCGCCGTCGAAAATCCAGGAAACGGCTCTACCGACCCTCTTAGCCAACCCTCCACAGAACCTCATAGCTCAGGCCCAGTCAGGCACTGGGAAAACGGCCGCTTTTGTCTTAGCCATGTTAAGTCGCGTCGATGCTTCGCTAAAGTATCCTCAA GTTTTGTGTTTGTCACCCACTTACGAGCTGGCTATCCAAACTGGCGAAGTGGCGGCACATATGGCAAAGTTTTGCCCCGAAATCGAGATGAAATACGCCGTGAGAGGCGAAGAag TTTCAAGAGGGTCGCATTTAACCGAACACATCATAATTGGAACGCCTGGAAAAGTGCTAGATTGGGCCCTGAAATTCCGTGTTTTCGATCTGAAAAAACTAACAGTGTTTGTCTTGGATGAGGCTGATGTGATGATCGCAACCCAAGGCCACCAGGATCAATGCATCAGAATACACAA AAATTTGGGGCCGAATTGTCAAATGATGTTTTTCTCTGCAACGTACGATCAACAGATTATGGAGTTTGCTGAAATGATTGTTCCCGATTCTATCACAATAAGACTGAAACGCGAAGAAGAAAGTCTGGATAATATCCAACAATATTATGTCAAATGCTCTGGACCACAGGAAAAATATAACGCTGTGACGAATATTTATGGAACTGTGGGGGTGGGACAGGCGATCATTTTTTGTCAC ACCAGACGCACTGCGAGCTGGCTCGCTGAAAAAATGTCGAAAGATGGCCATGCTGTGGCCGTCTTAACTGGAGATTTAACGGTGGAACAACGTATTAACGTCTTAGATCGGTTCAGGTCTGGTCAAGAAAAAGTTCTTATAACCACCAATGTATTGTCTAGAG GTATTGACGTCGAACAAGTGACAATCGTTGTAAATTTCGATTTGCCAATAGACATGCAAGGCAAGGCCGACTGCGACACTTACTTGCACAGAATCGGTCGAACTGGACGTTTTGGTAAACAGGGTATTGCTATAAATCTGGTTGATTCACAAGAGGCCATGAATATTTGTCGCGATATCGAGAAACATTTTAAccgaaaaattcattatttgaaTGCCGATGATTCGGAcgaaattgagaaaattggagcctga